A section of the Actinomycetota bacterium genome encodes:
- a CDS encoding sugar-binding transcriptional regulator, whose translation MTYDIKLMVKVASLYYREGLTQEDISNKLKISKYQVNRILKRAVNIGVVQINIIDPTRGLSSLEEKLEKKFGLKRAIVVENNGLSDIELKNKMGQAAANYLLEIIKDGDVIGVSWGTTINEVINHLPSKINKEVEVVQITGGIHQLSVDLNCHDIARRFAARFGVNPHLLYAPAIVDSQESHDLFINESSIKKTTDFFDKITIALVGIGALFPKMISTLIKTGHIPAGDLEMLREEGAIGDVFSHFFDIEGHICDSSLSGRLIAMPAHMLHQVPYSIGVAGDKLKADAIYGAVKGKLINILITDSKAAELVLKKK comes from the coding sequence ATGACTTACGATATCAAACTTATGGTAAAGGTAGCCAGCCTTTACTACCGGGAAGGTTTAACCCAGGAAGATATATCCAATAAACTGAAGATTTCCAAATACCAGGTTAACCGTATCCTAAAAAGAGCGGTAAACATAGGGGTAGTACAGATTAATATTATAGACCCTACCCGGGGGCTTTCCAGCCTGGAAGAAAAGCTGGAGAAAAAATTCGGCCTCAAACGGGCCATAGTGGTGGAAAATAATGGCTTGTCCGACATTGAGCTTAAAAACAAGATGGGCCAGGCAGCAGCAAACTACCTGTTAGAAATCATAAAGGACGGGGATGTAATAGGGGTATCATGGGGCACCACCATCAATGAAGTAATTAACCATTTACCTTCCAAGATAAATAAGGAGGTGGAAGTGGTGCAGATAACCGGCGGTATCCACCAGCTGTCGGTTGATTTAAACTGCCATGATATTGCCAGGAGGTTTGCGGCCAGGTTCGGGGTAAATCCCCACCTGCTGTACGCCCCGGCCATAGTGGATTCCCAGGAAAGCCATGATCTTTTCATAAACGAATCATCAATCAAGAAGACCACAGATTTCTTTGATAAAATAACCATAGCCCTGGTGGGTATAGGAGCCTTGTTCCCTAAAATGATATCCACACTGATAAAAACCGGGCATATACCGGCCGGGGATTTGGAGATGCTTAGGGAAGAAGGGGCCATAGGGGATGTTTTTTCACACTTTTTTGATATAGAGGGCCATATTTGTGACAGCAGCCTTTCCGGAAGGCTGATAGCCATGCCTGCCCATATGCTTCACCAGGTTCCCTATTCCATAGGAGTGGCAGGGGATAAACTAAAGGCCGATGCCATATATGGAGCGGTTAAGGGCAAGCTTATCAATATATTGATTACAGACAGTAAAGCTGCAGAGCTGGTGCTGAAGAAAAAGTAA
- a CDS encoding transaldolase family protein, with the protein MTTYEKSAMQRLSETSEDMELWWDSSPLVFAKWAAGELENAPADKKDLAAARLKKLYDKDNPQDTLFDGVTTNPRLTRTVLDLIPEQVDPIVDKIIEENPAKSNYELAWEVYKAITAEGTKLFMPLFEKSGFKKGYVSAQVDPRLVTDVREMLRQALVLKKISPNIMVKCPGSKEGIYVIEILSSLGIPTNATLVFDVPQVVQVAEAVKRGYQRGQEWGVDYSQWRSVITIMIGRFEAREAYTESARKAGIELTEELQRWSGVAIAKKAHQILNDPARGYYSKLLLCSSRVGPKPDEVIHIEKVAGGNMVYTINPEMVSDFMRICDQKELTCQMDDPVPEEIMSKLLQVPYFVAGYEEDGIAMEDFIDQAAFQYTAKEFAGSMQEIEEYVQKRKDALK; encoded by the coding sequence ATGACAACATATGAAAAATCTGCTATGCAGCGACTGTCCGAGACCTCGGAGGATATGGAACTTTGGTGGGATTCTTCTCCGCTGGTATTTGCAAAATGGGCTGCGGGCGAGCTGGAAAATGCGCCTGCAGATAAAAAAGATCTGGCTGCAGCCAGGTTAAAGAAACTTTATGATAAAGATAATCCCCAGGATACCCTGTTTGACGGAGTTACCACCAACCCCAGGCTTACCAGAACTGTCCTGGACCTTATTCCCGAACAGGTTGACCCCATAGTGGATAAAATAATTGAGGAAAACCCGGCTAAATCAAATTATGAGCTGGCCTGGGAAGTATATAAAGCTATTACTGCAGAGGGCACCAAACTGTTCATGCCCTTATTTGAAAAATCAGGATTTAAAAAAGGTTATGTAAGCGCCCAGGTTGACCCCAGGCTGGTTACCGATGTACGGGAGATGCTAAGGCAGGCTTTGGTTCTTAAAAAGATATCCCCCAATATCATGGTTAAATGCCCCGGATCCAAAGAGGGCATTTACGTGATAGAGATTTTAAGCTCGCTGGGAATACCTACCAATGCTACCCTTGTATTTGATGTTCCCCAGGTGGTACAGGTAGCTGAAGCAGTAAAAAGAGGTTACCAGAGAGGACAAGAATGGGGTGTTGACTATAGCCAGTGGAGGTCAGTTATAACTATCATGATAGGCAGGTTTGAAGCCAGGGAAGCCTATACTGAAAGCGCCAGGAAAGCAGGTATTGAGCTTACTGAAGAACTGCAGAGATGGAGCGGCGTAGCTATTGCCAAGAAAGCTCACCAGATATTAAATGATCCGGCCAGGGGATACTACAGCAAGCTTCTGCTTTGCTCTTCCAGGGTGGGGCCCAAGCCTGATGAAGTTATACATATCGAAAAGGTAGCCGGCGGCAATATGGTTTATACCATCAACCCGGAAATGGTTAGTGACTTTATGAGGATATGCGACCAGAAAGAGCTGACTTGCCAGATGGATGATCCGGTACCAGAAGAAATAATGAGTAAATTACTCCAAGTACCATATTTTGTAGCAGGCTATGAGGAAGACGGAATAGCAATGGAAGACTTCATCGATCAAGCTGCTTTCCAGTATACCGCGAAGGAATTTGCAGGCTCTATGCAGGAAATAGAGGAATATGTGCAAAAAAGAAAAGACGCTTTAAAGTAA
- the surE gene encoding 5'/3'-nucleotidase SurE, with translation MDKKTLLLTNDDGIEAEGLYRLYQEFCRDKRFEVVVIAPDKERSAVGHAITVFNPIPVWEETRDGKFFGYAVDGTPADCVKLAVKAILDRKPDLVISGINKGSNMGENVIYSGTVSAATEGTVYDIPSLAISVDNLKNPSYDFAARFARKMANLIMDKGGLPPKVLLNINLPDLPEHQIKGVKVTCQSTAKFNDYFIKRVDPRGRDYYWMDGEFVEVCKNESDDYNAVKNGYISITPVHYDMTDYGRIDYFKKWNIDK, from the coding sequence ATGGATAAAAAAACTCTATTGTTAACCAATGATGACGGGATAGAAGCTGAAGGCCTATACCGTCTATACCAGGAATTTTGCCGGGATAAGCGGTTTGAAGTGGTGGTTATTGCTCCTGATAAGGAAAGGAGTGCAGTGGGCCACGCCATTACCGTATTTAATCCCATACCAGTATGGGAAGAAACAAGGGACGGTAAATTTTTTGGCTATGCCGTGGATGGGACTCCGGCCGATTGTGTAAAATTAGCAGTAAAAGCAATATTGGACCGCAAGCCGGACCTGGTGATATCGGGCATAAACAAGGGATCCAACATGGGGGAAAACGTAATATATTCAGGCACGGTATCTGCGGCGACGGAAGGAACGGTTTATGACATACCTTCCCTGGCTATATCAGTGGATAACCTTAAAAACCCCAGCTATGATTTTGCTGCCAGGTTTGCCAGGAAGATGGCTAATTTGATAATGGACAAAGGTGGCCTTCCCCCCAAGGTTCTTTTAAACATAAATTTACCCGACCTGCCAGAACATCAGATCAAGGGGGTAAAAGTTACCTGCCAGAGCACGGCCAAGTTCAATGACTACTTTATAAAGAGGGTTGACCCCCGGGGAAGGGATTACTACTGGATGGATGGAGAGTTTGTAGAAGTATGCAAAAATGAAAGCGATGACTATAATGCGGTAAAAAATGGATATATCTCTATTACTCCGGTACACTATGACATGACCGATTACGGGCGGATAGATTATTTTAAAAAATGGAACATAGATAAATAA
- a CDS encoding HD domain-containing protein: protein MDNRKNEFIGDLKAGHHIESVFAVSKKAVKQKKNNEEYCLLTLQDKQGEIQSVMWTEAFMAAPSFGEGDLVAVRGMVTDYRGSNQLTIDKLDKIKKSKDIDYADYIKSTQKDIGQMWAELKSKVEEVKNPYLRKLLDLFFQDKQFEQDFCHGTAAVQYHHAYLGGLLEHTLYVCRGCALIAETYPNINRDLLIAGALLHDVGKIKEYEVGLIIKFTDQGKLLGHIAIGYSWVLEKINLIQGFPPDLKDRILHIILSHHGYKEYGSPKRPKILEALVVHHVDYMDAEIAAFNELLSDQNQDGDWSPFLKNLDRSVLLRKLDESSCNPSLDPDSNNGTSQEGLF, encoded by the coding sequence ATGGATAATAGAAAAAATGAATTTATAGGCGACCTCAAGGCAGGCCATCATATAGAGTCTGTTTTTGCGGTAAGCAAAAAAGCAGTAAAACAGAAAAAAAATAATGAAGAATACTGCCTGCTGACCCTTCAGGATAAACAGGGTGAAATACAGTCGGTCATGTGGACCGAAGCTTTTATGGCTGCACCTTCCTTTGGAGAGGGGGACCTGGTAGCAGTTAGGGGAATGGTAACAGATTACCGGGGCAGCAATCAACTGACCATAGATAAACTGGACAAAATTAAAAAAAGTAAGGACATAGACTATGCTGACTATATTAAATCCACCCAGAAAGATATTGGCCAGATGTGGGCAGAGTTAAAATCAAAGGTGGAGGAAGTTAAAAATCCTTATCTCAGGAAGCTATTGGATTTATTTTTTCAAGATAAACAGTTTGAGCAGGATTTCTGCCATGGAACAGCTGCGGTACAATACCATCACGCCTACCTGGGAGGCCTTCTGGAGCATACCCTGTATGTTTGCCGGGGATGCGCCCTGATAGCTGAGACTTATCCCAATATAAACCGTGACCTGCTTATAGCGGGGGCCCTGCTGCACGATGTTGGTAAAATCAAGGAATATGAAGTAGGGCTTATTATCAAGTTTACCGACCAGGGTAAGCTGCTGGGACACATTGCTATCGGTTACAGCTGGGTGCTGGAAAAAATTAATTTAATCCAAGGCTTTCCCCCTGATCTTAAAGACAGGATTCTCCATATTATCCTTTCCCACCATGGCTACAAGGAATACGGTTCCCCCAAAAGACCCAAAATACTGGAGGCGCTGGTGGTTCACCACGTTGATTATATGGATGCAGAGATTGCAGCTTTTAATGAACTGCTTAGTGACCAAAACCAAGACGGTGACTGGTCTCCCTTTTTAAAAAATTTGGACCGGTCGGTGCTGTTAAGAAAACTTGACGAATCCAGCTGCAACCCCAGCCTGGACCCTGA
- a CDS encoding alpha-ketoacid dehydrogenase subunit beta codes for MAKIEYREALRQAIIEEMDRDSRVFLIGEDIGVYGGAFRVYKGLLEKYGPDRVINTPISEAAILGAGVGAALTGYRPVSEIMFIDFTTLAMDQIVNQAAKIRYMTGDCLNVPLVIRTQGGAGRGVAAQHSQSLEAWFYHVPGLKVVMPATPYDAKGLLKASIRDNNPVMFIEQKMIYLNQGEVPEEEYLIDLGKADIKREGKDVTIFAYSAMVFEALAAAKELEEEGISCEVFDPRTLVPLDLQALVDSVKKTHRLVVVSEACQRGSIASDVCARVVDQAFDWLDAPVRVVAGLNTPIPYNSALEQASIPHKEDIARAVRQLI; via the coding sequence ATGGCAAAAATTGAATACAGGGAAGCCTTAAGGCAAGCAATAATAGAAGAGATGGACCGGGACAGCAGGGTATTTCTAATAGGGGAAGACATAGGGGTGTATGGCGGTGCTTTCCGGGTATACAAGGGCCTTCTGGAAAAATATGGCCCGGACAGGGTAATAAATACCCCTATATCAGAAGCTGCAATCCTGGGTGCAGGCGTGGGGGCCGCCCTTACCGGCTACCGCCCTGTTTCAGAAATAATGTTTATAGATTTTACTACCCTGGCCATGGACCAGATCGTAAACCAGGCAGCAAAAATCAGGTATATGACCGGCGACTGCCTTAATGTCCCTTTGGTAATAAGGACCCAGGGAGGTGCGGGCAGGGGGGTTGCCGCCCAGCATTCCCAGAGCCTGGAGGCATGGTTTTACCATGTACCTGGACTAAAGGTGGTAATGCCTGCCACTCCTTATGATGCCAAGGGCTTGCTTAAAGCATCTATCCGGGACAATAATCCGGTTATGTTTATAGAGCAGAAAATGATCTATTTAAACCAGGGAGAGGTTCCGGAGGAAGAGTACTTGATAGACCTGGGTAAGGCAGATATTAAAAGAGAGGGAAAAGATGTTACTATCTTTGCCTATTCGGCCATGGTGTTTGAAGCTTTGGCGGCTGCAAAAGAATTAGAAGAAGAGGGTATAAGCTGTGAGGTTTTTGACCCCCGGACCCTGGTGCCTTTGGATTTACAGGCTTTAGTGGACTCAGTTAAAAAAACCCATAGGCTGGTAGTGGTAAGTGAAGCCTGCCAGAGGGGAAGCATTGCTTCCGATGTCTGTGCCCGTGTAGTAGACCAGGCTTTTGACTGGTTGGATGCTCCAGTAAGGGTGGTAGCCGGGCTTAATACCCCCATCCCCTATAATTCTGCCTTGGAGCAAGCTTCTATCCCCCATAAGGAAGACATAGCCAGGGCAGTAAGGCAATTGATTTAA
- a CDS encoding thiamine pyrophosphate-dependent dehydrogenase E1 component subunit alpha, with translation MAKLSKQDKLNMLKTLLTIRRFEEKTIQLYQTAKIWGYLHPYLGQEAVAVGACQALDQDDYIVSTHRGHGHCIAKGGDLNKMMAELLGKSTGYCKGRGGSMHIADTDLGILGANGIVGGGIPISVGAGFSCKLEGRARVAVCFFGDGAANNGVFHESLNMASIFKLPVIYICENNLYAISMCSQFSVACGDVANRAASYSIPGKVVEGDDPEQVFDSVKEAVQAARKGKGPSLIEAKTYRFTGHHPNDPAEYREKEEADYYKLNKDPLKNYSNQLIKEKVISKTAYENMNRQVLSAVEESVKFAESSPEPDLDTFLEEVKNI, from the coding sequence ATGGCCAAGTTGTCCAAACAAGATAAACTCAATATGCTTAAAACCCTGCTCACTATCAGGAGGTTTGAAGAAAAGACCATCCAGCTTTACCAAACTGCCAAGATATGGGGCTACTTGCACCCTTATCTGGGCCAGGAAGCGGTAGCAGTGGGAGCCTGCCAGGCCTTGGACCAGGATGATTATATAGTGTCTACCCACCGGGGTCACGGCCACTGCATAGCCAAGGGAGGAGACCTAAACAAGATGATGGCGGAGCTGCTGGGAAAGAGTACGGGTTATTGCAAGGGACGCGGTGGTTCCATGCATATAGCGGATACCGATTTGGGAATACTGGGAGCCAATGGTATCGTGGGGGGAGGTATACCTATTTCGGTAGGGGCAGGTTTCAGCTGCAAACTGGAGGGCCGGGCCAGGGTAGCGGTTTGCTTTTTTGGGGACGGGGCTGCCAATAACGGGGTATTCCATGAATCCTTGAATATGGCCTCTATATTCAAATTACCGGTTATATACATTTGTGAAAACAATCTTTATGCCATTTCCATGTGTTCCCAGTTTTCAGTAGCCTGCGGGGATGTAGCTAACCGTGCTGCCTCTTATTCCATACCGGGAAAGGTAGTAGAAGGGGATGACCCGGAGCAGGTATTTGATTCAGTAAAGGAGGCGGTACAGGCAGCCAGGAAAGGCAAGGGACCCAGCCTGATCGAGGCTAAGACTTACCGGTTTACCGGGCATCATCCCAATGACCCGGCAGAATACAGGGAAAAAGAGGAAGCAGACTATTACAAGCTAAACAAGGATCCATTAAAGAATTATTCGAATCAATTAATTAAGGAAAAAGTTATAAGCAAAACCGCTTATGAAAACATGAACAGGCAAGTCCTTTCAGCGGTGGAAGAATCAGTAAAGTTTGCAGAAAGCAGCCCGGAGCCTGACCTGGATACTTTTTTGGAGGAAGTAAAGAATATCTAA
- a CDS encoding RpiB/LacA/LacB family sugar-phosphate isomerase, whose translation MKIAIGCDINANDRMQDLVQILDQQQVDYKVFEVDGDYPDVAAEVTKAVQNGSYDRGILVCGTGIGMAICANKFKGIRAAVCHDIYSAQRSILSNDCQILTMGSFIVGTKLAQEILKVWLAIERTGGTVDKVKKIEQLEQ comes from the coding sequence ATGAAAATTGCAATCGGTTGCGATATTAATGCCAATGACAGGATGCAGGACCTTGTCCAAATATTGGACCAGCAGCAGGTAGATTACAAGGTGTTTGAAGTAGACGGGGATTACCCTGATGTAGCGGCGGAAGTAACCAAAGCGGTCCAGAACGGTAGCTATGACCGGGGCATATTGGTTTGCGGAACCGGTATAGGCATGGCCATTTGCGCCAATAAATTTAAGGGAATCAGGGCTGCGGTCTGCCACGATATTTATTCTGCCCAGAGATCCATATTATCCAATGACTGCCAAATACTTACTATGGGTTCTTTTATAGTGGGCACCAAGCTGGCCCAGGAGATACTTAAAGTTTGGCTGGCCATTGAAAGAACCGGGGGAACCGTGGATAAAGTTAAAAAAATTGAACAGTTAGAGCAATAA
- a CDS encoding transketolase C-terminal domain-containing protein: MDNKETIYENPRKIIADALVELGQQNSRVVYVSCDSSLGASGGPFNQNFPERHFEFGIQEQNGMGEAAGLAISGKIPFIAAYVPFVAFRCFEQIRDDVCKTRLNVNIMGNNCGFSVGPLGPTHVVLEDIAVIGSLPNITIISPADGPQYREAIFKAAQLEGPVYLRVHREKARRIYGENYQMQIGKGEILKQGSDITVVATSTMVANCLDAAEALKSSGIDAEVINISTLKPIDREIILGSSAKTKKVVTVEEHSTINGLGSIVANVLAESGPAPIKKIGIEDVFAVVGQYQELIEYYGLTGPSIAQKIEEFLNPR, from the coding sequence TTGGATAACAAGGAAACTATATATGAAAATCCCAGAAAGATAATTGCAGATGCCCTGGTGGAGCTGGGCCAGCAAAACAGTAGGGTTGTTTATGTGTCCTGCGACTCTTCTTTAGGGGCCTCGGGGGGTCCATTTAACCAGAATTTTCCGGAAAGGCATTTTGAGTTTGGAATACAGGAACAAAACGGCATGGGGGAAGCGGCAGGGTTGGCCATAAGCGGAAAGATCCCCTTTATAGCTGCTTATGTGCCTTTTGTGGCTTTCCGCTGTTTTGAACAAATCAGGGATGATGTATGCAAGACCAGATTAAACGTAAACATCATGGGCAATAACTGCGGTTTTTCCGTAGGGCCTTTGGGTCCCACCCATGTGGTGCTGGAAGATATAGCGGTAATTGGCTCTTTGCCTAATATTACCATTATCTCTCCTGCTGACGGGCCCCAGTACAGGGAAGCTATCTTTAAGGCCGCACAACTGGAGGGACCGGTTTATTTGCGTGTTCACCGTGAAAAGGCCAGGCGTATCTATGGAGAGAATTACCAGATGCAGATAGGCAAGGGAGAAATTTTGAAGCAGGGCAGTGATATTACGGTAGTAGCTACCTCCACCATGGTGGCCAATTGCCTGGATGCAGCGGAAGCCCTGAAGTCTTCAGGCATTGATGCTGAAGTGATAAACATATCCACCTTAAAGCCTATAGACAGGGAAATAATATTGGGGTCCAGCGCTAAAACCAAAAAGGTGGTTACGGTAGAAGAGCACAGTACCATAAACGGGTTGGGCAGCATAGTAGCCAACGTGCTGGCTGAATCCGGGCCTGCACCCATTAAAAAAATAGGTATAGAAGATGTTTTTGCGGTAGTAGGCCAATATCAGGAGCTGATAGAGTATTATGGCCTTACCGGGCCCAGCATTGCCCAGAAGATAGAAGAATTTTTAAATCCAAGATAG
- a CDS encoding FGGY family carbohydrate kinase: MSGNNYLVFDFGASNGRAAVFDYDGRKFEMEVTHRFDNRPVFAAGTMYWDILSLYEELKAGIQKSASRYNNIKSMGLDAWGADFGFLDKNGKLVSNPVHYRDQQRNQDSSKLLKLIDAFHLFELAGSEVSPIFDLFQLFSFSLNQSPEIECGRVYLTIPDIFNYFLTGKTCNEWTRITTTIMYNQVEKKWENKILEAVGLPADRFAPIIKPGQKIGKISGSVSSLLGIKPIEVVAPVTHDTPSAVAGIPVDSNQEWAFLSLGTWAILGKETSQPIISREVFESGYSNEGGAEDSNLFIKNITGLWIIQQCREKWNQDAGQKIAWDSIMEMAQQSEAFAGFIDVENPVFDQITSDMPQVVRDHCQGCQPESIGQVARLFYEGLVLKFKYEVSALEKLGGKKLQLLHLIGGGTKDRLLCQWTADATGIPVIAGPTETTSVGNFLMQLKAAGEISSLKQGREISRNSSQIVNYYPQDTDIWDQAYQKYLHIFG; encoded by the coding sequence ATGAGCGGTAATAATTATTTGGTTTTTGATTTCGGGGCCAGTAATGGAAGGGCTGCAGTATTTGATTATGACGGCAGGAAATTTGAAATGGAAGTCACTCACCGTTTTGATAACCGCCCCGTATTTGCTGCCGGTACCATGTACTGGGACATACTGAGCCTTTATGAAGAGCTAAAGGCAGGAATACAGAAATCAGCATCCAGATATAATAATATAAAATCCATGGGCCTGGATGCCTGGGGAGCCGATTTTGGATTTTTGGATAAAAACGGAAAACTGGTATCTAATCCAGTGCATTACCGGGACCAGCAGAGGAATCAAGACAGCAGCAAATTGCTTAAGCTAATTGACGCCTTTCATCTCTTTGAATTAGCAGGGTCAGAAGTCAGCCCCATCTTTGACCTGTTCCAGCTCTTTTCCTTTAGCTTAAACCAGTCACCCGAAATTGAGTGCGGCCGGGTGTATTTAACCATTCCTGATATTTTTAATTATTTTCTAACCGGCAAAACTTGCAATGAATGGACCAGGATTACCACTACTATCATGTACAATCAGGTAGAAAAAAAATGGGAAAACAAAATATTGGAGGCAGTAGGGCTGCCTGCGGACCGGTTTGCCCCCATCATTAAGCCGGGACAAAAGATTGGTAAAATTTCTGGCTCAGTCAGCAGCCTGTTAGGGATAAAGCCTATTGAAGTAGTGGCCCCGGTTACCCACGATACCCCGTCTGCCGTAGCAGGAATTCCGGTGGACAGTAACCAGGAATGGGCTTTCTTAAGCCTGGGAACCTGGGCTATTCTAGGTAAGGAAACCTCTCAGCCCATTATAAGCAGGGAAGTCTTTGAGTCAGGATATTCCAATGAAGGAGGGGCTGAAGACAGTAACCTGTTTATCAAGAATATTACCGGTTTGTGGATTATACAGCAGTGCAGGGAAAAGTGGAACCAGGATGCAGGGCAGAAGATTGCCTGGGACAGCATTATGGAAATGGCCCAGCAAAGTGAAGCTTTTGCCGGGTTTATAGATGTGGAAAATCCTGTCTTTGACCAGATTACTTCAGATATGCCCCAGGTGGTAAGGGATCATTGCCAGGGCTGCCAGCCGGAAAGCATTGGCCAGGTTGCCAGGCTGTTTTATGAAGGGCTGGTCTTAAAGTTTAAGTATGAGGTGTCTGCTTTGGAAAAACTGGGCGGTAAAAAACTGCAATTGCTTCATTTGATAGGAGGGGGCACCAAGGACCGCCTGCTTTGCCAGTGGACTGCTGATGCCACCGGGATTCCGGTAATAGCAGGGCCTACGGAAACCACTTCCGTGGGCAATTTTTTAATGCAGCTTAAAGCAGCAGGAGAAATATCCAGCCTTAAGCAGGGGAGGGAAATATCCAGAAATTCTTCCCAGATTGTAAATTATTATCCCCAGGACACCGATATCTGGGATCAAGCATATCAAAAATATTTACACATATTTGGCTGA